A genomic segment from candidate division WOR-3 bacterium encodes:
- the coaE gene encoding dephospho-CoA kinase (Dephospho-CoA kinase (CoaE) performs the final step in coenzyme A biosynthesis.), whose product MFDRKLNQERLVVGIGGNAGSGKTTVACELKRLGAKVIDADAIAGTVLRRGTPEYKALVKAFGTGILARSGQIDRRRLAAKAFASRTALNKLNAITHPTIIARLKQELAEHRKGLIILDAPLLFTVGLDKDVDVSILVTAPERLKIRRLVTCGYSRDEAKRLLGLQEPDAKVWRRADFVLENKGSLAELKRKTRALWNFFYSARFQNLQQTQKA is encoded by the coding sequence ATGTTTGACCGGAAACTGAATCAGGAAAGGCTTGTGGTCGGCATTGGCGGTAATGCTGGCTCGGGCAAGACGACCGTGGCCTGCGAACTGAAGCGACTCGGTGCGAAAGTCATTGACGCCGACGCGATTGCAGGTACGGTACTTCGCCGTGGCACTCCGGAATACAAAGCCCTCGTCAAGGCATTCGGGACCGGGATACTTGCCCGCAGCGGGCAGATTGACCGCCGCAGGCTGGCGGCCAAGGCATTTGCCAGCCGGACAGCCCTCAACAAGCTCAACGCCATTACTCATCCAACAATCATCGCACGTCTAAAGCAGGAACTGGCTGAACACCGAAAAGGACTCATCATCCTTGATGCGCCACTCCTCTTCACAGTCGGCCTAGACAAGGATGTGGACGTTTCCATCCTCGTGACCGCGCCCGAACGGCTCAAGATAAGGCGGCTCGTTACATGTGGGTATTCGAGGGACGAGGCAAAGCGACTGCTCGGCCTCCAGGAGCCTGATGCCAAGGTGTGGCGCCGAGCCGACTTCGTGCTTGAGAACAAGGGGTCACTCGCCGAACTCAAGCGCAAGACCCGTGCGCTCTGGAATTTCTTCTACTCGGCCCGATTCCAGAATCTGCAACAGACCCAGAAGGCCTGA